A window of the Synechococcus sp. JA-3-3Ab genome harbors these coding sequences:
- a CDS encoding form I ribulose bisphosphate carboxylase large subunit translates to MAYSATQTKKGYQAGVKDYRLTYYTPDYTPKDTDVLACFRVTPQPGVPPEEAGAAVAAESSTGTWTTVWTDLLTDLDRYKGRCYDIEPVPGEENQYFCFVAYPLDLFEEGSVTNMLTSIVGNVFGFKALKALRLEDVRIPVAYLKTFQGPPHGIQVERDKLNKYGRPLLGCTIKPKLGLSAKNYGRAVYEALRGGLDFTKDDENINSQPFQRWRDRYLFVMEAVHKAQAETGEIKGHYLNVTAPTCEEMFKRAEFAKEIGAPIIMHDYLTAGFTANTSLAKWCRDNGILLHIHRAMHAVIDRQKNHGIHFRVLAKCLRMSGGDHLHAGTVVGKLEGDRAITMGFVDLMRENYVEADRSRGIFFTQDWASMPGVMPVASGGIHVWHMPALVEIFGDDAVLQFGGGTLGHPWGNAPGATANRVALEACIQARNEGRDLAREGNEIIREAAKWSPELAAACELWKEIKFEFKPVDTL, encoded by the coding sequence GTGGCCTACTCAGCAACCCAAACCAAAAAGGGCTATCAAGCCGGCGTAAAGGATTACCGACTCACGTATTACACGCCCGATTACACGCCCAAGGATACCGACGTCTTGGCCTGTTTCCGGGTTACTCCTCAGCCGGGCGTTCCCCCCGAAGAGGCCGGGGCGGCTGTGGCGGCTGAATCTTCGACCGGCACCTGGACAACCGTGTGGACGGATCTGCTCACCGACTTGGATCGGTACAAGGGCCGCTGCTACGACATCGAGCCGGTCCCGGGCGAAGAGAATCAATACTTCTGCTTCGTCGCCTACCCGCTGGATCTGTTCGAGGAAGGCTCGGTCACCAACATGCTCACCTCGATTGTAGGCAACGTCTTCGGCTTCAAAGCCTTGAAAGCGTTGCGGCTGGAGGATGTGCGGATCCCGGTGGCCTACCTGAAGACCTTCCAGGGCCCTCCCCACGGCATTCAGGTGGAGCGGGACAAGTTGAACAAGTACGGCCGTCCGCTGCTGGGCTGCACCATCAAGCCCAAGCTGGGCCTTTCCGCCAAAAACTACGGACGGGCCGTGTACGAGGCGCTGCGGGGCGGGTTGGACTTCACCAAAGACGACGAAAACATCAACTCCCAGCCCTTCCAGCGCTGGCGGGATCGCTACCTCTTTGTGATGGAGGCTGTCCACAAGGCGCAGGCAGAGACTGGCGAGATCAAGGGGCACTACCTGAACGTGACGGCGCCCACCTGTGAGGAGATGTTCAAGCGGGCGGAGTTTGCCAAGGAGATCGGTGCCCCCATCATCATGCACGATTACCTGACTGCCGGATTTACCGCCAACACCAGCTTGGCCAAGTGGTGCCGCGACAACGGCATCCTGCTGCACATTCACCGTGCCATGCATGCCGTGATTGACCGCCAGAAAAACCACGGCATCCACTTCCGGGTGCTGGCCAAGTGCTTGCGCATGTCCGGCGGCGACCACCTGCATGCCGGTACGGTGGTGGGCAAGTTGGAGGGCGACCGCGCCATCACCATGGGCTTTGTGGATCTCATGCGGGAAAACTACGTGGAGGCCGACCGCTCCCGCGGCATTTTCTTCACCCAAGATTGGGCCTCCATGCCTGGGGTGATGCCGGTGGCCTCCGGTGGCATTCACGTCTGGCACATGCCGGCGCTGGTGGAGATCTTCGGCGACGACGCGGTGCTGCAGTTTGGTGGCGGAACCCTGGGACACCCCTGGGGGAACGCGCCAGGCGCCACTGCCAACCGGGTGGCCCTAGAAGCCTGTATCCAGGCCCGCAATGAGGGTCGGGATCTGGCCCGTGAGGGCAACGAGATCATCCGCGAAGCGGCCAAGTGGTCGCCGGAACTGGCGGCTGCCTGCGAGCTGTGGAAGGAGATCAAGTTCGAGTTCAAGCCCGTCGATACGCTCTAG
- a CDS encoding DUF92 domain-containing protein yields the protein MGQAWLLSQWGVALWLNLALVALALLSPQKALTRAGVLHAGLLGLLVWGGLGGRGYLVVAAYFLVGTAVTKLGIRRKQAQGIAEKREGARGPENVWGSALTGAACAVGYALFAHPLWWLGYSASFAAKLADTVSSEVGKAYGRQTFLITTLQPVPAGTEGAVSLEGSLAGVAAAGGMAALAWGIGGEWVGGNLLWLGICWLAGILATLAESWMGVVLQPRLAWMSNEVVNGIQTTLAALLAVGLGALLGIGS from the coding sequence ATGGGTCAGGCGTGGCTGCTGAGTCAGTGGGGGGTGGCGCTCTGGCTCAATCTGGCCTTGGTGGCGCTGGCCCTGCTGAGCCCCCAGAAGGCGCTGACGCGAGCTGGGGTTCTCCATGCGGGCCTGCTGGGCCTGTTGGTGTGGGGGGGCCTGGGAGGGCGGGGTTACCTGGTCGTAGCCGCCTATTTTTTAGTCGGCACCGCCGTAACCAAGCTGGGGATCCGCCGCAAGCAGGCCCAGGGGATCGCCGAAAAGCGAGAGGGGGCGCGAGGGCCGGAAAATGTCTGGGGATCTGCCCTGACGGGAGCTGCCTGTGCGGTGGGATATGCGCTTTTTGCCCATCCCCTCTGGTGGTTGGGGTATAGCGCCAGCTTCGCCGCCAAGTTGGCCGATACCGTCAGCAGCGAGGTGGGAAAAGCCTACGGACGTCAGACCTTTTTGATCACCACCTTGCAGCCGGTGCCAGCAGGCACTGAGGGAGCCGTCAGCCTGGAGGGATCCCTGGCGGGGGTGGCGGCAGCAGGAGGGATGGCCGCCTTGGCCTGGGGCATTGGCGGAGAATGGGTGGGAGGGAATCTCCTATGGTTGGGAATCTGCTGGCTGGCCGGGATCCTGGCCACTTTGGCAGAAAGCTGGATGGGGGTGGTGTTGCAGCCTCGCTTGGCTTGGATGAGCAATGAAGTGGTGAACGGCATTCAAACGACCCTAGCAGCTCTTTTAGCAGTGGGTCTGGGGGCGCTTTTGGGGATCGGATCCTAA
- the clpP gene encoding ATP-dependent Clp endopeptidase proteolytic subunit ClpP, translating to MIPTVIEQSARGERAFDIYSRLLRDRIIFLGTQVDDDIANLIVAQMLYLESEDPEKDIYLYINSPGGSVYAGMAIYDTMQHIQPDVSTICIGLAASMGAFLLAGGAKGKRIALPHARIMIHQPLGGAQGPATDIEIQAKEILFIKNSLNSLLAYHTGQPLERIERDTDRDNFMTPEQAKEYGLIDQVITRRPQPSLAAVS from the coding sequence ATGATTCCCACCGTTATTGAGCAATCTGCACGCGGCGAGCGCGCCTTTGATATCTACTCGCGTCTATTGCGGGATCGGATCATCTTCTTGGGCACCCAGGTGGACGACGACATTGCCAACCTGATCGTGGCCCAGATGCTCTACCTGGAATCTGAAGACCCCGAGAAAGATATTTACCTCTACATCAACTCTCCCGGCGGCTCCGTCTATGCCGGTATGGCCATCTACGACACCATGCAGCACATTCAGCCGGATGTCTCCACCATCTGCATTGGCTTGGCCGCCAGCATGGGAGCCTTTTTGCTGGCAGGAGGTGCCAAAGGCAAACGCATTGCCCTTCCCCACGCCCGCATCATGATTCACCAACCCCTCGGTGGAGCCCAGGGGCCAGCCACCGATATCGAGATTCAGGCTAAAGAGATCCTCTTTATCAAAAACAGTCTCAACAGCCTGCTGGCCTACCACACTGGCCAGCCCCTGGAGCGCATCGAGCGCGATACCGACCGCGACAACTTTATGACTCCAGAGCAGGCCAAAGAATACGGCCTCATCGACCAGGTGATCACCAGGAGACCCCAACCATCCTTGGCCGCCGTTTCTTAG
- a CDS encoding ribulose bisphosphate carboxylase small subunit codes for MQTLPKERRYETFSYLPPMTDLQILKQVQYILDQGYIPAIEFNESSQPTDHYWTLWKLPLFSATSPQEVLTEVQACRSAYPNCFIRVVGFDNIKQCQVLSFLVYKPSGLR; via the coding sequence ATGCAAACCTTGCCGAAAGAGCGCCGCTACGAAACTTTTTCCTACTTGCCTCCGATGACGGATCTGCAGATCCTCAAGCAGGTGCAGTATATCTTGGATCAAGGCTACATTCCTGCCATCGAATTCAACGAGTCTTCGCAGCCCACCGACCACTACTGGACGCTGTGGAAATTGCCCCTGTTCAGCGCCACTTCTCCCCAGGAGGTGCTGACCGAGGTACAGGCCTGCCGCAGCGCCTACCCCAATTGCTTCATCCGTGTGGTGGGTTTCGACAACATTAAGCAGTGCCAGGTGCTCAGCTTCTTGGTTTACAAGCCCAGCGGCCTGCGCTAG
- a CDS encoding RuBisCO chaperone RbcX produces MDLKQIAKDTAKTLISYLTYQAMRTVLAQLSETDPPRALWLQQFSARQNLQEGETYLRALLAERPDLAYRIMTVREHIAAEVVDYLPEMAKTGIQQANMEHRRSHLERLTSAAGSPLATHPEAGSPLQNPTPETE; encoded by the coding sequence ATGGATCTGAAACAGATCGCCAAAGATACGGCCAAAACCTTGATCAGCTACCTGACCTATCAGGCAATGCGCACGGTGCTGGCCCAACTGAGCGAGACGGATCCTCCCAGGGCCCTGTGGCTGCAGCAGTTCTCGGCTCGGCAAAACCTTCAGGAGGGGGAAACCTACCTGCGGGCTTTGCTGGCAGAGCGTCCTGACCTGGCCTATCGCATCATGACCGTTCGCGAGCACATTGCGGCGGAGGTGGTGGACTACTTGCCGGAGATGGCCAAGACCGGCATCCAGCAAGCCAACATGGAACACCGCCGTAGCCACCTGGAACGGCTTACCTCAGCAGCGGGATCCCCGCTGGCCACGCACCCGGAAGCGGGATCCCCTCTTCAGAACCCTACACCTGAAACGGAGTAA